One Rhododendron vialii isolate Sample 1 chromosome 2a, ASM3025357v1 genomic region harbors:
- the LOC131316867 gene encoding argininosuccinate synthase, chloroplastic-like, which translates to MSQIRAVTPSCSSTNLIFNGSKRVPFLRPDRVCGSIKLSSFQELGVKGSELHRHVIVHKDRNLTKAHNHQAIKAALTDEKETGASSAGDERVLRKKLNKVVLAYSGGLDTSVIVPWLRENYGCEVVCFTADVGQGTIELEGLEQKAKASGASHLVVKDLKEEFVKDYIFPCLRAGAVYERKYLLGTSMARPVIAKAMVDVAREVGADAVSHGCTGKGNDQVRFELTFFALNPELNVVAPWREWEIRGREDAIEYAKKHNVPVPVTKKSIYSRDRNLWHLSHEGDILEDPSNEPNKDMYMMSVDPEDAPDQPEYVEIGIDSGLPISLNGTELSPASLLSELNEIGGRHGIGRVDMVENRLVGMKSRGVYETPGGTILFTAARELESLTLDRQTIQVKDSLALTYAELVYAGRWFDPLRASMDAFMEKITETTTGSVTLKLYKGCVTVTGRRSPNSLYRQDISSFESGQIYDQADAAGFIRLYGLPMRVRAMLEKSSA; encoded by the exons ATGTCTCAGATACGGGCAGTAACTCCGTCGTGTTCATCCACCAATCTCATCTTCAATGGATCCAAGCGAG TGCCCTTCCTTCGTCCTGATAGAGTTTGCGGTTCCATTAAGTTGTCTTCATTCCAAGAG TTAGGGGTGAAAGGGAGTGAGCTCCATAGGCACGTAATTGTTCATAAAGATCGGAACCTTACTAAGGCTCATAACCATCAAG CAATTAAAGCCGCTTTGACTGATGAAAAAGAGACAGGAGCCTCTTCTGCTGGGGATGAGAGAGTTTTAcgcaaaaaattgaataaagtggTCCTAGCCTATAGTGGTGGCTTAGATACCTCAGTCATTGTGCCATGGCTAAG GGAGAATTATGGCTGTGAGGTTGTGTGCTTCACTGCAGATGTTGGTCAA GGTACGATTGAATTAGAAGGTTTAGAACAGAAGGCCAAGGCAAGTGGGGCTTCTCATTTAGTCGTCAAGGATTTGAAGGAGGAATTTGTGAAAGACTACATATTTCCTTGCTTGCGAGCTGGCGCAGTCTATGAAAGGAAGTATTTGCTGGGGACCTCAATGGCCCGCCCTGTTATTGCAAAG GCCATGGTTGATGTTGCTAGAGAAGTTGGAGCTGACGCTGTTTCTCATGGATGCACCGGGAAGGGAAATGATCAA GTCCGCTTTGAGCTAACCTTTTTTGCTCTAAATCCTGAACTCAATGTTGTGGCTCCCTGGAGGGAATGGGAAATCAGAGGGAGAGAAGATGCTATTGAGTATGCCAAGAAACACAATGTGCCAGTCCCTGTGACAAAAAAATCCATCTACAGCAGAGACAGGAACTTATGGCACCTTAGTCACGAg GGAGACATTCTGGAAGACCCATCAAATGAGCCGAACAAGGATATGTACATGATGAGTGTCGACCCAGAAGATGCACCCGACCAACCCGA ATACGTAGAAATCGGGATAGATTCAGGACTTCCCATTTCCCTCAATGGAACGGAGCTTTCCCCTGCATCTCTCCTCTCAGAACTTAACGAAATTGGCGGGAGGCACGGAATTGGACGCGTCGACATGGTTGAAAATCGCCTCGTTGGGATGAAAAGCCGCGGGGTCTATGAAACTCCGGGCGGGACCATCCTCTTCACCGCGGCACGCGAACTCGAGTCTCTGACACTTGACCGTCAAACCATACAAGTAAAAGACTCTCTTGCCCTTACATACGCCGAGCTGGTCTATGCAGGAAGGTGGTTTGACCCTCTTCGTGCCTCGATGGACGCTTTCATGGAGAAGATAACGGAAACCACCACTGGATCAGTGACTCTCAAATTGTACAAAGGTTGTGTCACTGTGACCGGACGTAGAAGCCCTAATAGTCTGTACAGGCAAGATATCTCGTCGTTCGAGAGTGGGCAAATTTACGATCAGGCAGATGCTGCTGGATTCATCCGGCTTTATGGACTTCCAATGAGGGTTCGAGCAATGCTCGAGAAGAGCAGTGCTTGA